A single region of the Silene latifolia isolate original U9 population chromosome 8, ASM4854445v1, whole genome shotgun sequence genome encodes:
- the LOC141595786 gene encoding secreted RxLR effector protein 161-like produces the protein MEDCETAITPMNANEKLQRDDGTGKADEKHYRSIVGGLNYLTHTRPDIAYSVSVVSRFLHSPTKQHFGAAKRILRYIAGTVEKGVWYETSENFRLVGYIDSDWVGSLDDRKSTSGSIFTLGSGAITWSSKKQDTIALSSNEAEYVASGAAGRQAIWLRKLLADLGNEQRQATVLWCDNKFAIAMTKNPAYHARTKHIEIQHHFIRGLVSEGKVELKFCGTTDQNADLFTKSLTQAKHQMFMKRIGVCSI, from the coding sequence ATGGAGGATTGTGAAACTGCTATCACACCAATGAATGCAAATGAGAAGCTACAAAGGGATGATGGCACTGGGAAAGCAGATGAAAAGCATTACAGAAGCATTGTGGGTGGTCTGAACTATCTTACTCACACGAGGCCTGATATTGCATACAGTGTAAGTGTTGTCTCTAGATTTCTGCATAGCCCAACAAAGCAACACTTTGGTGCTGCAAAGAGAATTTTGAGGTACATTGCAGGAACAGTTGAGAAAGGGGTCTGGTATGAGACTTCTGAAAACTTTAGGCTGGTTGGTTATATTGACAGTGACTGGGTAGGCAGTCTTGATGACAGAAAGAGCACATCTGGCTCTATATTTACCTTGGGGTCAGGTGCAATCACATGGAGTTCAAAGAAGCAGGACACAATAGCATTATCATCTAATGAGGCTGAGTATGTGGCCTCAGGTGCAGCTGGAAGACAGGCCATCTGGTTGAGAAAATTGTTGGCAGATTTAGGGAATGAACAAAGGCAAGCTACTGTGCTGTGGTGTGACAACAAGTTTGCCATTGCTATGACTAAGAATCCTGCATATCATGCCAGGACCAAACACATTGAGATTCAGCATCATTTCATAAGAGGTCTGGTTAGTGAGGGCAAAGTTGAGTTAAAATTTTGTGGCACAACTGATCAGAATGCTGATCTGTTCACCAAGAGTTTGACTCAAGCAAAGCATCAAATGTTCATGAAGAGAATTGGAGTTTGTAGCATTTGA